Proteins encoded together in one Micromonospora kangleipakensis window:
- a CDS encoding GNAT family N-acetyltransferase → MNITRLVTSEDAPALAELLHVNREFLAPWDPIRSGDYFTADGQHAVIEADLQQHEQGSKLPHVILDDSGRVIGRINLNGIVRGPFQSCAMGYWVSASHNGRGFATKAVREIVRVAFEDLGLHRVQAETLLHNVRSQRVLERNGFVQFGMAPEYLNIAGRWQDHAMYQVVKPSSATG, encoded by the coding sequence GTGAACATCACCCGACTCGTTACCTCGGAGGATGCGCCGGCCCTGGCCGAGTTGCTCCACGTCAACCGTGAGTTTCTCGCGCCGTGGGACCCGATCCGGAGCGGGGACTACTTCACGGCAGACGGCCAGCACGCCGTCATCGAAGCCGATCTCCAGCAGCACGAGCAGGGATCGAAGCTGCCCCACGTCATCCTCGACGACTCCGGTCGCGTGATCGGCCGCATCAACCTGAACGGCATAGTGCGCGGCCCGTTCCAGTCATGCGCCATGGGCTACTGGGTAAGCGCCAGCCACAATGGCCGAGGGTTCGCGACCAAGGCGGTGCGCGAGATCGTGCGGGTGGCCTTCGAGGACTTGGGGCTGCACCGGGTGCAGGCAGAGACCCTGCTGCACAACGTCAGATCGCAGCGCGTGCTGGAACGCAACGGATTCGTGCAGTTCGGCATGGCGCCGGAGTACCTCAACATCGCCGGCCGGTG